From Medicago truncatula cultivar Jemalong A17 chromosome 7, MtrunA17r5.0-ANR, whole genome shotgun sequence, a single genomic window includes:
- the LOC11424572 gene encoding uncharacterized protein: MTSLPSINNDDSSSTITHLENLLLETLMKKIQLHDPDNVNDDNSPSRKSFEDFLFGSDDDEDDAPCTYQEAGQKAIQREESRVEGEIIKLIVSGEGDKLKANSGEAVTIRESSICVGCHDDEEGEYVVWEWHGHIMGYSDDHGFSPEYIYGNYFQRTAPKPLVRPYSSPVGDEDEVDDEADVVSMGLKDLIADVDTDADDAAPARILHRSLNAGSAPPRF, from the exons ATGACATCCCTCCCAAGCATCAACAACGACGATTCATCCTCCACCATCACCCACCTCGAGAATCTCTTACTCGAAACCctgatgaaaaaaattcaacttcaCGATCCAGACAACGTCAATGACGACAACAGCCCTTCCCGAAAATCCTTCGAGGATTTCCTTTTTGGCTCTGACGATGACGAAGACGACGCTCCCTGTACTTACCAGGAGGCCGGGCAGAAAGCAATTCAACGCGAAGAGTCGAGAGTCGAAGGGGAGATTATCAAGCTGATTGTCAGTGGAGAAGGGGATAAGCTGAAGGCAAATTCCGGTGAAGCGGTTACGATTCGGGAGAGTAGTATTTGTGTTGGGTGTCATGATGATGAGGAAGGGGAGTATGTTGTGTGGGAATGGCATGGGCATATTATGGGGTATAGTGATGATCATGGGTTTTCGCCTGAGTATATTTATGGGAATTATTTTCAGAGGACTGCGCCAAAACCTTTGGTGCGTCCTTATTCATCACCAGttggagatgaagatgaagttgatgatgaagcTGATGTTGTCAGTATGggtttgaaagatttgattgCTGATGTTGACACTGATGCTGATGATGCTGCTCCTGCTAGGATTCTTCATCGCAGTCTCAATGCTGGTTCTGCTCCTCCAAG GTTCTAA
- the LOC11432352 gene encoding uncharacterized protein — translation MEVCSSVNDMHENCISNLESTFSESLHIQDTEKSEHLSEGDAMCNVGKENLSGVNKQKKSKPNKVCLNKSATFPTPHVMLPSSSSDEDADSSVTESLNEHSAHQAYSRSISLPAPSELKSALKGSRDKNGEPHGKLTVKWAADVYDPVPTLVSHTVKNKKQPKSRKKKNEKKNAKKGNKGNSTRGGNGKDKKQSRNVCGQSDLCSKSWDSQVIEGSSEFDSLDVCSQDSNCGSSFLKKSVTEVHYSVAEAQ, via the exons ATGGAAGTGTGCTCTTCTGTTAATGACATGCACGAGAACTGCATAAGTAATCTCGAAAGCACTTTTAGCGAGTCATTGCATATACAAGATACTGAGAAATCTGAGCATTTGTCTGAGGGGGATGCGATGTGCAATGTAGGCAAGGAAAACTTAAGTGGGGTTAATAAAcagaaaaaatcaaaacctaaCAAGGTGTGTTTGAATAAATCTGCAACCTTTCCAACTCCTCATGTGATGTTGCCTTCAAGCTCTTCTGACGAGGATGCTGATTCATCCGTTACAGAATCACTTAATGAGCATTCTGCTCATCAAGCTTACTCTCGTTCGATATCTCTGCCT GCTCCTTCAGAGCTTAAATCCGCCTTGAAAGGTAGCCGTGATAAAAACGGTGAACCACATGGGAAATTGACAGTGAAATGGGCTGCTGATGTGTATGATCCTGTACCTACACTAGTGTCGCACACTGTAAAAAACAAGAAACAGCCGAAATCCAGgaaaaagaagaatgaaaagaaaaatgcaaaGAAAGGTAACAAGGGAAATTCAACCCGAGGAGGCAATGGGAAAGATAAGAAGCAGTCTCGCAATGTTTGTGGGCAATCTGATCTGTGCAGTAAGTCGTGGGATTCTCAAGTTATTGAAGGTTCCTCTGAATTTGACTCTCTTGATGTTTGTAGCCAAGATTCAAACTGCGGAAGTAGTTTCTTGAAAAAATCTGTTACA
- the LOC11432921 gene encoding probable histone H2B.3 codes for MPPTKAEKKPAEKKPAEKAPAEKKPKAEKKISKEGSSDKKKKRTKKSVETYKIYIFKVLKQVHPDIGVSSKAMGIMNSFINDIFEKLAQESSRLARYNKKPTITSREIQTAVRLVLPGELAKHAVSEGTKAVTKFTSS; via the coding sequence ATGCCTCCAACAAAGGCAGAGAAGAAACCCGCGGAGAAGAAGCCCGCAGAGAAAGCTCCAGCCGAGAAGAAACCAAAAGCGGAGAAGAAGATCTCAAAGGAAGGAAGCAgcgacaagaagaagaagagaacgAAGAAAAGCGTTGAAACCTACAAGATATACATCTTCAAGGTTCTGAAACAGGTTCATCCTGATATCGGTGTTTCAAGCAAGGCTATGGGAATCATGAACAGTTTCATTAACGATATCTTTGAGAAACTCGCTCAGGAATCGTCTCGTTTGGCTAGGTATAACAAGAAGCCGACGATTACTTCTAGGGAGATTCAAACTGCTGTTAGATTGGTTCTTCCTGGAGAATTGGCTAAACATGCTGTTTCTGAAGGGACTAAGGCTGTTACCAAATTCACCAGCTCTTGA